Sequence from the Methanobacterium alkalithermotolerans genome:
TAATCCAATTAAAGAACCATCGAATTCTTCACCAATGGTTAAACCCACTAATTTTTTAGAGTTAGCAGCGTCTAATTCCATTTGTAAACTTTTTTCTTTTTCTGAAACAACTACTTTAAATGCCACAGTATTTCCTCCTTCATTTCTTCTTTGTAATTATAGTATATTTAATTTTATTCTATTAAGGAGCCTTTTAAAAGACTTTTTCCACAATATATATTTATTCTATTCTATTAATAAGCCGTTTGCATTCCCCAGTCCGGTTCATTCTTTCTTTTAATATCCACTGTTTCACCCAGGGTTTCAAACTCGTCTTCACTCAATTTTTCTTTTAGTTCTCTTTCCAGTATAAAGTAGTGTTTTTCCGGGATGTCCACATATAAGACATCTCCTTCTTCAAAGTTTTTTCCATGAATAGCATCTTTAATGGCCATGGCCACTTTCTGTCCACGGGTGATTGATTTTTTATTATCTCCCTTGTCCTGCATACTCTCCACAGTACCAACTTTACTACCATCTTCCCTTAAAAGAGAATATCCCTGTTTTACAGTGCCGCTTAAGACTTCAATCCCTGCAATGGCAGGTTTACTTTGTCTGAAAATCAGTTTAGGTATTATTCTGATTTTAGCGGGTTTGATAATAGCATCCATCCATTTCTTTTTCTTTTGATCCTCGGTATCCTTGATCCATTTTTCATATTCTTCGGTAATCTGATAGATTACCTTACCAGAGAACAATTTTACCTGGGAGTCTTTAAGTTCCTCCTGGGCAGATGGAAGTATCTTAACATTAAAAGCAATAATAACTCCATTAGCAGGGTCTTCCTGACGAACAATGGCCGCATCTATTATATCTCTACGGGATACATCGCCAATATCTGCGGTCCTTATGGGTATATCTATATCCTTTAACAGGTTAACCAGTGCTTCTAAGGACCCCAGGGTATCAGCTTTTACCATTATACCCACATCTTCGGTATCGATTTTTATATCTTCAATTTCCCTTAACATTTCTTCTTTTATAGATTCCATATTCCCTCTTCCCACTCTTAAAGGGGAACCTGAAACCACGTTTTCAATATTTGGGGCTACTATTTTAATACCGGCAGCGGCCACCACCTCATCCACTTTCTGGAATCTTTTTTTAGAGTCCCTTATTTCTTCTAAAGGTCGAGGCTTTAAAAGAGATCTAATCCGGGTGGTTATAACATCTTCAGAGGTCATTAAGGCTATTTGATCATCCTTTTTAATAATTCCATCGTAAATAACTGCATCAATGGTAAGACCCAGTCCCACTTCTTCTTTTACTTCCAGTATAGTACCCTTAGCAGGGGCGTGGGTTTCAATTTGCAGCTGCTGTTGCAGGTATTGCTGGGCCAGCCCCATTAACATGGTTAATAGTTCGGCTATTCCTTCTCCTGTCTGGGCACTAATAGGGATAATAGCAATCTGGGAGGCAAAATCAGTAACCCGATCAAAACGTTCTGATTCAAATCCTTCCTGATGTAAAATTCCCACCAATTCATAAATCTGGGTTTCCAGATTTTGTTGAATATTAGCTGGCTGTTTAGAAAAAGTTTCCATAAAAGAAGATTTTTCATTAACTTGCCAACCATATAAGCGGTCTATCTTATTAGCAGCAACGATAAAAGGAGTTTTATACATTTTAAGGATATTTAAAGCTTCATAAGTTTGAGGCTTGAATCCTTCATTTATATCCACAATCAAAATAGCCAGATCTGCCAGAGCACCACCTCGCTTACGTAAAGTGGTGAATGCTTCATGCCCGGGGGTGTCAATAAAAAATAGTCCCGGCAGGGTATCTTTGATGGTGACTTTATTTAAAAAATCCCCGCAGATATTTTCAATGACTTCCATGGGAATTTCTGTTGCCCCGATATGTTGGGTAATTCCTCCTGCTTCTTTAGAGGCAATAGCACTACCTCTAATAAAATCCAGTAAGGTGGTTTTGCCGTGGTCCACATGACCCAGCACCGATACTATAGGTGATCTGATCTTCATCGTAGTCTCCAATCATGGGGTTATATTATTTAAAGAATTATCAAGTTTTTAGGTTTATAGCACTTGGATTAAACTATTAAAGAATAGAAAAGTAGAGGGTGGATTATTATTCCTCGTAAATCAGGTCTGAATCAGGCATGCTATAATCACAGATTTCTGAGTCCTGGAAAAATAATGCAATTTCCCTTTCAGCAGACTGGGGTGAATCTGAAGCATGGATAATATTCCTACCTGTATCTAGAGCATAATCTCCTCTGATAGTTCCTAAATCAGCTTCTTTAGGATTGGTAGCACCTACCATTTTTCTAATCATG
This genomic interval carries:
- the infB gene encoding translation initiation factor IF-2 — protein: MKIRSPIVSVLGHVDHGKTTLLDFIRGSAIASKEAGGITQHIGATEIPMEVIENICGDFLNKVTIKDTLPGLFFIDTPGHEAFTTLRKRGGALADLAILIVDINEGFKPQTYEALNILKMYKTPFIVAANKIDRLYGWQVNEKSSFMETFSKQPANIQQNLETQIYELVGILHQEGFESERFDRVTDFASQIAIIPISAQTGEGIAELLTMLMGLAQQYLQQQLQIETHAPAKGTILEVKEEVGLGLTIDAVIYDGIIKKDDQIALMTSEDVITTRIRSLLKPRPLEEIRDSKKRFQKVDEVVAAAGIKIVAPNIENVVSGSPLRVGRGNMESIKEEMLREIEDIKIDTEDVGIMVKADTLGSLEALVNLLKDIDIPIRTADIGDVSRRDIIDAAIVRQEDPANGVIIAFNVKILPSAQEELKDSQVKLFSGKVIYQITEEYEKWIKDTEDQKKKKWMDAIIKPAKIRIIPKLIFRQSKPAIAGIEVLSGTVKQGYSLLREDGSKVGTVESMQDKGDNKKSITRGQKVAMAIKDAIHGKNFEEGDVLYVDIPEKHYFILERELKEKLSEDEFETLGETVDIKRKNEPDWGMQTAY